Proteins encoded within one genomic window of Pithys albifrons albifrons isolate INPA30051 chromosome 9, PitAlb_v1, whole genome shotgun sequence:
- the TMEM72 gene encoding transmembrane protein 72, whose translation MQHKVFWSALEYTCRLLGISTAAVLLGVGVETLQRGQFKSLAFYLLFSGIAVTVCEGFFFISLFLEMCFTHKPESLAQTCWKRARRPGSFQKFLGYTLLSVACFLHPILIWHVTIPGSMLVLTALAYFLLSKRRKSPGHKETHPQTGQYVDPSATMASSTTIGDTEQTYTFHGAQREQHHSLLGHMKSIMKGSKDRTLASVTPTQPAAMPVPRKQVHFQEKVVQIIPSVNESLEDVESEAEETTSDTTPILTPPDAPIILAPLSSTGLF comes from the exons ATGCAGCACAAGGTGTTTTGGAGTGCCTTGGAGTACACCTGCCGATTGCTGGGCATCTCCACCGCAGCAG TGCTGCTTGGTGTGGGCGTAGAAACTCTACAGCGAGGACAGTTCAAAAGCCTGGCTTTCTATCTGCT TTTTTCAGGGATTGCAGTTACTGTCTGTGAAGGCTTCTTCTTTATCAGTTTGTTCCTGGAGATGTGCTTCAC TCACAAGCCTGAATCCCTGGCACAGACCTGCTGGAAGAGAGCTAGACGCCCGGGGAGCTTCCAGAAATTCCTGGGGTACACGCTGCTCTCAGTGGCTTGCTTCCTGCATCCCATTCTCATCTGGCATGTTACCATTCCTG GGTCCATGCTGGTGCTCACTGCCCTGGCCTACTTCCTGCTGAGCAAGAGGAGGAAGAGCCCAGGACACAAAGAGACACATCCACAGACAGGCCAGTATGTGGACCCTTCAGCCACCATGGCATCCTCAACCACCATTGGTGACACTGAGCAGACCTACACCTTCCATGGTGCCCAGAGAGAGCAGCACCACTCACTTCTGGGACACATGAAGAGCATCATGAAGGGCAGCAAGGACAGGACCTTGGCCTCAGTAACTCCTACTCAACCAGCAGCCATGCCAGTCCCTCGCAAGCAAGTGCACTTCCAGGAGAAGGTGGTGCAGATCATTCCTTCTGTCAATGAGAGCTTGGAGGATGTGGAGAGTGAGGCTGAAGAGACCACATCAGACACAACACCCATTCTCACCCCACCCGATGCCCCCATCATCCTTGCTCCACTCAGCTCCACAGGGCTCTTTTGA
- the LOC139675938 gene encoding lipase member M-like: MKRAVDREAFMNINELITYKGYPSEEYEVMTEDGYTITINRIPYGIQNQGSPASKPAVFLQHGLLGDASNWVTNLPNNSLGFLLADAGFDVWMGNSRGNRWSRKHQNYSIDQDEFWAFSFDEMAKFDLPAVINFIVEKTGQEKLYYIGYSQGTTIAFIAFSTMPELAQKIKLYFALAPVTAIKYAKGPATKLLYLPEKVLRGMLGKREFLPQTDSLTRIIAPVCSHRAFARLCRSVFFSLGGCNLKNIDVNRINVYIAQTSAGTSVQNIVHWSQEAHSGKFQAYDWGSSKKNMEKYQQAIPPLYNIEEMTVPTAVWTGGQDLLADPKDVAILLSKIKKLIYHKKIPEWAHLDFIWGLDAPLHMYNEIIDLMQKYP, translated from the exons atgaaGAGAGCTGTGGATCGTGAAGCATTTATGAATATT AATGAGCTCATTACTTACAAAGGGTACCCCAGCGAGGAGTATGAAGTGATGACGGAAGATGGTTATACCATTACCATTAACAGAATCCCTTATGGTATTCAGAATCAAGGAAGCCCAG cttcAAAACCCGCTGTGTTTCTCCAGCATGGATTATTGGGAGATGCTAGCAACTGGGTCACAAACCTGCCCAACAACAGCTTGGGCTTCCTACTAGCTGATGCTGGTTTTGATGTTTGGATGGGAAATAGCAGAGGGAATCGCTGGTCaagaaaacatcaaaattaTTCCATTGATCAAGATGAATTCTGGGCTTTCAG tttTGATGAGATGGCAAAGTTTGATCTTCCAGCAGTAATAAATTTCATTGTGGAGAAAACAGGACAGGAAAAGTTGTACTATATTGGCTATTCTCAAGGTACTACCATCG cttTCATTGCATTTTCAACAATGCCAGAGCTGGCTCAAAAAATCAAACTCTATTTTGCATTGGCTCCTGTCACTGCTATTAAGTATGCTAAAGGCCCAGCAACCAAACTCCTCTACCTTCCTGAAAAAGTGCTCAGG GGTATGCTTGGCAAAAGAGAATTCCTTCCCCAGACTGATAGTCTAACAAGGATAATAGCCCCTGTCTGCAGCCACCGAGCTTTTGCCAGGCTTTGTAGAAGTGTCTTCTTCAGTCTGGGTGGCTGTAACCTGAAAAACATTGATGTG aaccGAATCAATGTGTATATTGCCCAAACCTCTGCTGGAACTTCTGTGCAGAACATAGTCCACTGGAGTCAG GAGGCCCACTCAGGGAAATTCCAAGCTTATGACTGGGGCAGTTCAAAGAAGAACATGGAAAAATACCAACAG GCTATTCCACCTCTCTACAACATAGAAGAGATGACTGTACCAACTGCAGTATGGACTGGGGGACAAGACTTGCTTGCAGATCCCAAGGATGTGGCCATTTTACTATCTAAAATCAAGAAGCTTATCTATCACAAGAAGATTCCTGAATGGGCACACCTGGATTTCATCTGGGGATTGGACGCACCTTTGCACATGTACAATGAAATTATTGATCTGATGCAGAAGTATCCTTAA